The following are encoded in a window of Diorhabda sublineata isolate icDioSubl1.1 chromosome 5, icDioSubl1.1, whole genome shotgun sequence genomic DNA:
- the LOC130443849 gene encoding protein HID1, with amino-acid sequence MGNVDTKLNFRKAVVQLTSKSEPIDSSDDTFWEQFWSENVSNVQDIFTLVPAIEIRQLREEAPSNLATLCYKAVEKLVKAVDNSCRTHHEQQTVLNCARLLTRILPYIFEDSEWKDFFWSSLPSKEEEYEESVPLAHSLLNSVCDLLFCPDFTVVTNRKSGPDKAEELSAIDSCEYIWEAGVGFAHSPPRNPTFDSNRTELLKLLLTCFSETMYHPPADITDNPNKWILYLTSAENRHALPMFTSLLNTVCAYDPVGLGVPYNHLLFSDSLEPLVEAALQILIVTLDHDTSSSTPAESEDVSVPDNLFINYLSRIHRDEDFNFILTGITRLLNNPLVQTYLPNSTKKVHFHQELLVFFWKLCDYNKKFLYYVLKSSDVLEVLVPILYHLNDSRADQSRVGLMHIGVFILLLLSGERNFGVRLNKPYTATIPMDIPVFTGTHADLLIIVFHKIITTGHQRLQPLFDCLLTILVNVSPYLKTLSMVSSTKLLHLLEAFSTPWFLFSASSNHHLVFFLLEIFNNIIQYQFDGNSNLVYTIIRKRQVFHSLANLPSDYSAITKSINKKTKKKMSASISHENIPEQAMEGSRPALPAEPGTLKATLPDTPQIGQMTERESAHPSIQQADGLTLTNGMSTLAVNTPSKTAVTLGKNSSRGMNSNQATELEESRSSSPSGGFNRAVNARNSLRVSAPHENQNGQWVPTSEWVHSWKSKLPLQTIMRLLQVLVPQVEKICIDKGLTDESEILKFLQHGTLVGLLPVPHPILIRKYQANSGTTTWFRTYMWGVIYLRNVDPPVWYDTDVKLFEIQRI; translated from the exons ATGGGAAACGTTGACacgaaattaaattttagaaaagcAGTGGTTCAACTTACATCAAAATCAGAG CCAATTGATTCAAGTGATGATACCTTCTGGGAACAATTTTGGTCGGAAAACGTGTCAAATGTTCAAGACATTTTTACTCTAGTCCCTGCTATAGAAATAAGACAGTTAAGAGAAGAAGCACCCTCTAATTTAGCAACATTATGTTATAAAGCTGTTGAGAAACTTGTTAAAGCTGTAGACAATAGTTGTAGGACACACCATGAACAACAAACAG ttttgAACTGTGCAAGACTTCTCACAAGAATATtaccatatatttttgaagattCAGAATGGAAAGACTTTTTCTGGTCCTCTCTTCCAAGTAAAGAAGAGGAGTATGAAGAGTCAGTTCCATTGGCACATTCTTTATTGAATTCTGTGTGT gACCTATTATTTTGTCCAGATTTCACTGTAGTCACAAACAGAAAAAGTGGTCCA GATAAAGCTGAAGAGTTGTCTGCAATTGATAGTTGTGAATATATTTGGGAGGCTGGTGTTGGTTTTGCACATTCACCACCACGTAACCCTACTTTTGATTCTAACCGCACTGAATTATTAAAGCTTCTTTTGACTTGCTTTAGTGAAACTATGTACCATCCACCAGCTGATATAACTGACAACCCAAACAAATGGATACT GTATTTAACTTCTGCAGAAAATAGGCATGCTCTTCCAATGTTCACATCATTACTAAATACCGTCTGTGCTTATGATCCTGTTGGCTTGGGCGTACCatataatcatttattatttagtgACTCTCTGGAACCATTAGTTGAAGCTGCTTTGCAGATTCTTATTGTTACATTAGATCATGACACAAGTTCTTCAACTCCTGCAGAAAGTGAAGAT gtttccGTCCCTGATAATCTTTTCATTAATTACTTGTCTAGAATACACAGAGATGaagatttcaattttattttaactggCATTACTCGCTTATTAAATAATCCCTTAGTTCAAacatatttaccaaattcaaCAAAGAAAGTTCATTTTCATCAAGAATTGTTggtatttttttggaaactgtgTGATTACAATAAG AAATTCTTGTACTATGTACTAAAGAGTAGTGATGTTTTGGAAGTATTGGTTCCTATTTTATATCATCTCAATGATTCCAGAGCTGATCAGT ctCGAGTCGGTCTCATGCATATTGGagtatttattttacttttgctTTCTGGTGAAAGGAATTTTGGAGTTCGTCTCAATAAACCATATACAGCAACAATACCCATGGACATTCCAGTATTTACAGGAACTCACGCAGATCTGTTAATTATagtatttcataaaattattacaacTGGACATCAACGGTTACAGCCATTGTTTGATTGCCTACTTACGATTTTAGTTAATg tttcaCCTTACTTAAAAACTCTATCAATGGTCTCGAGCACAAAACTGCTTCACTTATTAGAAGCTTTCAGTACACCATGGTTTTTGTTTTCTGCATCTTCTAATCACCATTTAGTATTTTTCCTCctagaaatttttaacaatatcatCCAATACCAATTTGATGGTAACTCTAATTTAGTTTACACAATTATTAGAAAACGTCAAGTATTCCACAGTCTAGCTAATCTACCAAGTGACTACAGCGCCATTAccaaatcaattaataaaaaaacgaaaaaaaaaatgtctgctTCTATAAGTCACGAGAATATTCCTGAACAGGCAATGGAAGGGTCTCGCCCTGCTCTTCCAGCAGAACCAGGAACATTGAAAGCAACTCTCCCTGATACACCACAGATTGGACAGATGACAGAAAGAGAATCCGCACATCCGTCAATACAACAAGCGGATGGATTAACATTAACCAATGGAATGTCAACTTTAGCTGTAAATACACCTTCTAAGACTGCAGTTACCCTAGGAAAAAATAGTAGTAGAGGA ATGAATTCCAACCAAGCAACTGAATTAGAAGAATCTCGAAGTTCCTCTCCATCTGGGGGATTCAATAGGGCTGTGAATGCA AGAAATAGTTTAAGAGTAAGTGCACCACATGAAAATCAAAATGGGCAATGGGTACCGACAAGTGAATGGGTGCATTCCTGGAAAAGTAAATTGCCATTACAGACAATCATGCGACTATTACAAGTTTTAGTGCCtcaagttgaaaaaatatgtatagatAA GGGATTGACTGatgaaagtgaaattttgaaatttttacaacaCGGTACTCTAGTTGGTTTATTGCCAGTACCTCATCCGATACTAATTAGGAAATATCAAGCAAATTCTGGAACAACCACGTGGTTTAGGACGTACATGTGGGGAGTCATTTACTTAAG gaATGTCGATCCTCCAGTTTGGTATGATACCgatgttaaattatttgaaattcaacgtatttaa
- the LOC130443850 gene encoding SPRY domain-containing SOCS box protein 3: MKITNAFCTDKCTKIKGTSDGTLQCKCGEDIGIFIWHWSPTHSSPDTGISNENKDILFHPCYSSGTAAVRGDMQFKPNLHYYWEVKMISNMYGTDVMVGIGTSKVIFADWKFRFCSLLGIDSQSWGYSYHGLIQHDKLLCKYGSKFGLGSIIGVHLDMCKGTLEYYLDRKPLGIAFTGIKGYELYPMVSSTAAQSAVRLVCSVSEAPTLQMLCMQFISKHRSLYQKYQEIPGLKRVYEKKYFWIVPNFVIDEDKTKRLAEIEDYVMCPLSYKNFLKSHKKLRTTSWFPSDFNMDESDSSLTTSSSNYK, translated from the exons ATGAAAATCACAAATGCATTTTGCACTGACAAATGTACAAAAATTAAAGGAACATCTGATGGGACATTGCAGTGTAAATGTGGAGAAGACATTGGTATATTTATTTGGCATTGGTCACCAACACACAGTTCACCTGATACAGGaatatcaaatgaaaacaaagaCATTTTGTTTCATCCTTGTTATAGTTCGGGTACTGCTGCTGTAAGAGGTGATATGCAATTTAAACCAAATTTGCACTATTATTGGGAAGTAAAAATGATTTCTAACATGTATGGAACTGATGTT ATGGTTGGAATAGGTACTTCAAAAGTGATATTTGCTGACTGGAAGTTCAGATTTTGCAGCTTATTAGGAATTGATTCCCAATCTTGGGGCTATTCATATCATGGTCTCATTCAGcatgataaattattatgtaaatatgGATCAAAATTTGGGTTGGGTAGTATTATTGGTGTTCATTTAGATATGTGTAAAGGCACTTTAGAATATTATTTAGACAGAAAGCCGTTAG GTATTGCTTTTACTGGAATCAAAGGCTATGAATTGTATCCCATGGTTAGTTCTACTGCTGCTCAATCAGCTGTTAGATTAGTATGTTCTGTATCAGAAGCACCAACTCTACAAATGCTTTGCATGCAGTTTATTTCTAAACATCGTTCTCTATAccaaaaatatcaagaaattcCTGGTTTAAAAAGggtgtatgaaaaaaaatatttttggattgtACCGAACTTTG ttatagATGAAGACAAAACTAAGCGTCTTGCAGAAATAGAAGATTATGTAATGTGCCCACTAAgttacaaaaactttttgaaaagtCATAAAAAGCTGAGAACAACTTCATGGTTTCCTTCAGACTTTAATATGGATGAAAGTGATTCTAGTTTGACAACTTCGTCTTCCAACTATAAATGA
- the LOC130444017 gene encoding SWI/SNF-related matrix-associated actin-dependent regulator of chromatin subfamily A containing DEAD/H box 1 homolog isoform X1 — translation MSDEGSPNIKSLRGFRYHKKPQLTNDVLNSSASTERRGKRLIILSSDSEPEAEVKTMSYPPKFNQNQDDPNSSTSETSFNTIVADPKSSQKIDAVQPNCSQTNNVENEKKQSQIPVVYTSSLSTYSKFNGYTPRNTKNPSILEKEKQMKFLLEIFPNLDAMKIHDCLSRHGFNTDAAAAELSRHYNKPVDYGYSEWRLDYDKKAEEVKQTEMARTALLIKNHGIKRERDEPIKRKKVKRRKSYDSDDSMGSQGFKDKRVFDSDEDSDVELSDELSGDKKKVFDFFQTANINELQLMNTCSKKKAEGIIELRPFSGWIDLVEKLQTNKNLSADLLNAAQQVITTRNNIKHLMKKCTNLAQQLERAVAAGAGVKEQPQILSSNLKLTGYQMVGLNWLVVLYSQGVNGILADEMGLGKTVQIISFLAHLKETAAATSTHLVIVPSSTLDNWKNEFSRWCPELRVFMYYGSMEERKQFRFDLARGMMADFDVILTTYTMVGNSPEERKMFRVTRMHYVIFDEAHMLKNMNTQRYENLIRINARHRILLTGTPLQNNLLELMSLLIFVMPKIFAEKADDLKSLFQKNSKKQEQDDDSLPTFEKEQIEQAKRIMKPFVLRRLKCDVLQDLPKKTDHVIKIPMAPSQKEQYEQLVASYKNVNEFGQNTYNGMSIMTDLRKLSNHPLLMRFYYDYNKLEEIAKLLAADPGYKDTVVQYIIDDLTWMSDFEIHTLAREYSCLGGFLLPDNLMLTSGKFQQLDKMLDELKENQHRVLIFSQYVIMLNIVEEYLRIRNYKFLRLDGSTAVNIRQNLINEFTDDQSYFIFLLSTRAGGLGINLTSADTVIIHDIDFNPYNDKQAEDRCHRMGQSRPVTVYRFISQGTIEEGMLEMNKEKLKLEKDITTDETDNPDVKSVVRLLSSALGIDSVKASTLIMPKKKP, via the exons atgtccGATGAAGGAAGTCCCAACATAAAAAGTCTTCGAGGTTTCCGTTACCATAAGAAGCCGCAACTTACGAATGATGTTCTAAATTCTT CTGCATCAACTGAGCGTAGAGGTAAAAGACTTATAATTCTTTCATCCGATTCGGAACCAGAAGCTGAGGTAAAAACAATGTCTTACCCACCAAAGTTTAATCAGAATCAAGATGATCCAAATTCTTCGACGAGTGAAACTTCATTTAATACTATCGTAGCGGATCCAAAATCATCTCAGAAGATCGATGCGGTGCAGCCGAATTGTTCTCAAACAAACAATGtcgaaaatgagaaaaaacaaagtCAAATTCCAGTGGTTTATACTTCCAGTCTCAGTACATATAGTAAATTCAATGGTTATACTccaagaaatacaaaaaatcctTCAATTCTAGAGAAAGAAAAGCAAATGAAGTTTCTGTTAGAAATTTTTCCCAACTTAGATGCCATg aaaatccaTGATTGTCTATCAAGACATGGCTTTAATACTGATGCTGCTGCTGCAGAATTATCTAGACATTACAATAAACCAGTAGATTATGGTTATTCTGAATGGAGACTAGATTATGATAAAAAGGCAGAGGAAGTGAAACAAACAGAAATGGCAAGGACAGCATTATTAATTAAGAACCACGGCATTAAAAGAGAAAGGGATGAACCTATTAAAAGGAAGAAAG TTAAAAGAAGGAAATCCTATGATAGTGATGATAGTATGGGAAGTCAAGGATTTAAAGACAAACGGGTATTTGACAG TGATGAAGACTCTGATGTAGAATTGAGTGATGAATTATCAGGTGATAAGAAGAAGGTTTTTGATTTCTTTCAGACAGCTAATATTAATGAACTACAATTGATGAATACTTGTTCAAAGAAAAAAGCAGAAGGAATAATAGAACTACGACCATTTAGTGGTTGGATTGATTTg GTGGAAAAATtacaaaccaataaaaatttgagCGCTGATTTACTAAATGCCGCTCAACAAGTCATTACCACTAGAAATAACATAAAGCATTTAATGAAAAAGTGTACAAATTTAGCTCAACAATTAGAAAGGGCGGTGGCAGCTGGAGCAGGAGTGAAAGAACAACCACAAATCTTATCTTCAAA tttgaaattgACAGGATACCAAATGGTGGGACTGAACTGGTTGGTTGTCTTGTATTCTCAAGGTGTAAACGGTATATTGGCAGATGAAATGGGACTTGGGAAAACTGTACAGATAATATCTTTTCTTGCCCATCTTAAGGAAACTGCAGCAGCCACCAGTACACATCTTGTTATAGTGCCTTCATCAACGTTAG ATAACTGGAAAAATGAATTCTCTCGATGGTGTCCAGAATTGCGGGTATTTATGTATTATGGCAGTATGGAAGAAAGGAAACAATTTAGATTTGATTTAGCTAGAGGCATGATGGCAGACTTTGATGTAATTCTTACTAC aTACACAATGGTGGGAAATAGTCCAGAAGAAAGGAAAATGTTTAGAGTTACTAGAATGCATTATGTAATTTTTGACGAAGCtcatatgttgaaaaatatgaatactcagagatatgaaaatttaataagaataaat gCTAGACATAGAATCTTATTAACCGGAACTCCATTACAAAACAATTTGTTAGAATTAATGTCTTTGTTAATATTTGTGATGCCAAAAATATTTGCAGAAAAAGCTGATGATTTGAaaagtttgtttcaaaaaaattca aaGAAACAGGAACAAGATGATGACTCTCTTCCCACCTTtgaaaaagaacaaattgaACAAGCTAAAAGAATTATGAAACCTTTTGTTTTACGTAGGTTAAAATGTGATGTTCTTCAAGATCTGCCAAAGAAAACCGATCATGTTATCAAAATTCCTATGGCCCCTTCACAGAAAGAACAATATGAACAATTGGTGGCTTcttataaaaatgtgaatgag TTTGGACAAAATACATACAATGGTATGAGTATTATGACAGATCTGAGGAAATTAAGTAATCATCCATTACTCATGAGATTTTATTATGACtataataaattagaagaaatagCCAAGTTATTAGCTGCTGATCCAGGTTATAAGGATACTGTAGTACAATATATTATAGATGATTTAACCTGGATGTCTGATTTTGAGATACATACGTTGGCCAGAGAATATAGT TGTTTAGGTGGATTTCTATTACCGGACAATTTAATGCTAACATCTGGGAAGTTTCAGCAGCTTGACAAAATGTTAGATGAATTAAAAGAGAATCAACATAGAGTATTAATTTTCAGTCAGTATGTCATAATGTTAAATATAGTAGAGGAATATTTAAgaattagaaattataaatttttgagattaGATGGAAGTACGGCTGTCAATATTAG gcAAAATCTAATAAATGAATTTACGGATGatcaaagttattttattttcttgttatcTACACGAGCAGGTGGTTTAGGAATCAATTTGACATCGGCCGATACTGTAATTATCCACGACATAGACTTTAATCCTTATAATGATAAGCAAGCTGAAGACAGATGTCATAGGATGGGACAAAGCAGACCAGTTACAGTTTATCGATTTATATCTCAAGGTACCATTGAAGAAGGCATGTTAGAAATGAACaaagagaaattgaaattagaaaaagataTTACAACTGATG aaacTGATAATCCAGATGTAAAGAGTGTTGTGAGGTTATTATCTTCAGCTTTGGGCATCGATTCAGTTAAAGCTTCAACTTTGATAATGCCAAAGAAAAAACCTTGA
- the LOC130444017 gene encoding SWI/SNF-related matrix-associated actin-dependent regulator of chromatin subfamily A containing DEAD/H box 1 homolog isoform X2 — MSDEGSPNIKSLRGFRYHKKPQLTNDVLNSSASTERRGKRLIILSSDSEPEAEVKTMSYPPKFNQNQDDPNSSTSETSFNTIVADPKSSQKIDAVQPNCSQTNNVENEKKQSQIPVVYTSSLSTYSKFNGYTPRNTKNPSILEKEKQMKFLLEIFPNLDAMKIHDCLSRHGFNTDAAAAELSRHYNKPVDYGYSEWRLDYDKKAEEVKQTEMARTALLIKNHGIKRERDEPIKRKKVKRRKSYDSDDSMGSQGFKDKRVFDSDEDSDVELSDELSGDKKKVFDFFQTANINELQLMNTCSKKKAEGIIELRPFSGWIDLVEKLQTNKNLSADLLNAAQQVITTRNNIKHLMKKCTNLAQQLERAVAAGAGVKEQPQILSSNLKLTGYQMVGLNWLVVLYSQGVNGILADEMGLGKTVQIISFLAHLKETAAATSTHLVIVPSSTLDNWKNEFSRWCPELRVFMYYGSMEERKQFRFDLARGMMADFDVILTTYTMVGNSPEERKMFRVTRMHYVIFDEAHMLKNMNTQRYENLIRINARHRILLTGTPLQNNLLELMSLLIFVMPKIFAEKADDLKSLFQKNSKKQEQDDDSLPTFEKEQIEQAKRIMKPFVLRRLKCDVLQDLPKKTDHVIKIPMAPSQKEQYEQLVASYKNVNEFGQNTYNGMSIMTDLRKLSNHPLLMRFYYDYNKLEEIAKLLAADPGYKDTVVQYIIDDLTWMSDFEIHTLAREYSCLGGFLLPDNLMLTSGKFQQLDKMLDELKENQHRVLIFSQYVIMLNIVEEYLRIRNYKFLRLDGSTAVNIRQNLINEFTDDQSYFIFLLSTRAGGLGINLTSADTVIIHDIDFNPYNDKQAEDRCHRMGQSRPVTVYRFISQGTIEEGMLEMNKEKLKLEKDITTDVIFSFECLITFDINFGVVGVGCISLNILLNT, encoded by the exons atgtccGATGAAGGAAGTCCCAACATAAAAAGTCTTCGAGGTTTCCGTTACCATAAGAAGCCGCAACTTACGAATGATGTTCTAAATTCTT CTGCATCAACTGAGCGTAGAGGTAAAAGACTTATAATTCTTTCATCCGATTCGGAACCAGAAGCTGAGGTAAAAACAATGTCTTACCCACCAAAGTTTAATCAGAATCAAGATGATCCAAATTCTTCGACGAGTGAAACTTCATTTAATACTATCGTAGCGGATCCAAAATCATCTCAGAAGATCGATGCGGTGCAGCCGAATTGTTCTCAAACAAACAATGtcgaaaatgagaaaaaacaaagtCAAATTCCAGTGGTTTATACTTCCAGTCTCAGTACATATAGTAAATTCAATGGTTATACTccaagaaatacaaaaaatcctTCAATTCTAGAGAAAGAAAAGCAAATGAAGTTTCTGTTAGAAATTTTTCCCAACTTAGATGCCATg aaaatccaTGATTGTCTATCAAGACATGGCTTTAATACTGATGCTGCTGCTGCAGAATTATCTAGACATTACAATAAACCAGTAGATTATGGTTATTCTGAATGGAGACTAGATTATGATAAAAAGGCAGAGGAAGTGAAACAAACAGAAATGGCAAGGACAGCATTATTAATTAAGAACCACGGCATTAAAAGAGAAAGGGATGAACCTATTAAAAGGAAGAAAG TTAAAAGAAGGAAATCCTATGATAGTGATGATAGTATGGGAAGTCAAGGATTTAAAGACAAACGGGTATTTGACAG TGATGAAGACTCTGATGTAGAATTGAGTGATGAATTATCAGGTGATAAGAAGAAGGTTTTTGATTTCTTTCAGACAGCTAATATTAATGAACTACAATTGATGAATACTTGTTCAAAGAAAAAAGCAGAAGGAATAATAGAACTACGACCATTTAGTGGTTGGATTGATTTg GTGGAAAAATtacaaaccaataaaaatttgagCGCTGATTTACTAAATGCCGCTCAACAAGTCATTACCACTAGAAATAACATAAAGCATTTAATGAAAAAGTGTACAAATTTAGCTCAACAATTAGAAAGGGCGGTGGCAGCTGGAGCAGGAGTGAAAGAACAACCACAAATCTTATCTTCAAA tttgaaattgACAGGATACCAAATGGTGGGACTGAACTGGTTGGTTGTCTTGTATTCTCAAGGTGTAAACGGTATATTGGCAGATGAAATGGGACTTGGGAAAACTGTACAGATAATATCTTTTCTTGCCCATCTTAAGGAAACTGCAGCAGCCACCAGTACACATCTTGTTATAGTGCCTTCATCAACGTTAG ATAACTGGAAAAATGAATTCTCTCGATGGTGTCCAGAATTGCGGGTATTTATGTATTATGGCAGTATGGAAGAAAGGAAACAATTTAGATTTGATTTAGCTAGAGGCATGATGGCAGACTTTGATGTAATTCTTACTAC aTACACAATGGTGGGAAATAGTCCAGAAGAAAGGAAAATGTTTAGAGTTACTAGAATGCATTATGTAATTTTTGACGAAGCtcatatgttgaaaaatatgaatactcagagatatgaaaatttaataagaataaat gCTAGACATAGAATCTTATTAACCGGAACTCCATTACAAAACAATTTGTTAGAATTAATGTCTTTGTTAATATTTGTGATGCCAAAAATATTTGCAGAAAAAGCTGATGATTTGAaaagtttgtttcaaaaaaattca aaGAAACAGGAACAAGATGATGACTCTCTTCCCACCTTtgaaaaagaacaaattgaACAAGCTAAAAGAATTATGAAACCTTTTGTTTTACGTAGGTTAAAATGTGATGTTCTTCAAGATCTGCCAAAGAAAACCGATCATGTTATCAAAATTCCTATGGCCCCTTCACAGAAAGAACAATATGAACAATTGGTGGCTTcttataaaaatgtgaatgag TTTGGACAAAATACATACAATGGTATGAGTATTATGACAGATCTGAGGAAATTAAGTAATCATCCATTACTCATGAGATTTTATTATGACtataataaattagaagaaatagCCAAGTTATTAGCTGCTGATCCAGGTTATAAGGATACTGTAGTACAATATATTATAGATGATTTAACCTGGATGTCTGATTTTGAGATACATACGTTGGCCAGAGAATATAGT TGTTTAGGTGGATTTCTATTACCGGACAATTTAATGCTAACATCTGGGAAGTTTCAGCAGCTTGACAAAATGTTAGATGAATTAAAAGAGAATCAACATAGAGTATTAATTTTCAGTCAGTATGTCATAATGTTAAATATAGTAGAGGAATATTTAAgaattagaaattataaatttttgagattaGATGGAAGTACGGCTGTCAATATTAG gcAAAATCTAATAAATGAATTTACGGATGatcaaagttattttattttcttgttatcTACACGAGCAGGTGGTTTAGGAATCAATTTGACATCGGCCGATACTGTAATTATCCACGACATAGACTTTAATCCTTATAATGATAAGCAAGCTGAAGACAGATGTCATAGGATGGGACAAAGCAGACCAGTTACAGTTTATCGATTTATATCTCAAGGTACCATTGAAGAAGGCATGTTAGAAATGAACaaagagaaattgaaattagaaaaagataTTACAACTGATG TTATCTTTtcatttgaatgtttaattaCCTTTGATATCAATTTTGGAGTAGTTGGAGTTGGATGTATTAgccttaatattttattaaatacgtGA
- the LOC130443701 gene encoding putative inorganic phosphate cotransporter, with the protein MYAPMSNSENHDESETESIYEDEDETTRILPPEVEDTTHFFKSRHILGILGFLGFANVYAMRVNLSVAIVAMINTTQPISNNSYDHCPITNNSIDPTPVRPNEFDWDEKTQSIVLGSFFYGYVLTQIPGGRLAEIFGSKRVYGIGVLITSIFTLLSPIAARTNFTLFIIVRVLEGMGEGVTFPSMHAMLARWIPPLERSKFGAYVYAGSNFGTILSLPLSGWLCSLELDNGWPLSFYIFGVLGIIWYIFWVFLVYDTPAAHPRIDPQEKAFILASIDPQDDHDKSSIPWKQMLTCLPLWAILVTQCGQSWAFYTQLTELPTYMAQILHFDIQADALLSAVPYLTSWWCGIIVSIFADWLLSKGYLSLATSYKLFNSVASIIPSLGLLGVAYVGCDKVAVQLLLAITGAFGGAVYAGNSMNHIALSPKYAGTMYGITNAAANMCGFLAPYVIGLIIEGRQTLNQWRMVFYLAAGINMGANLFYIMFASARERSWSRTRRLSNIN; encoded by the exons atgtatGCACCAATGTCAAATTCTGAAAATCATGATGAAAGTGAAACGGAAAGTATCTATGAGGATGAAGATGAAACAACTAGGATTCTTCCTCCAGAAG ttgaAGACACCACACACTTTTTTAAATCAAGACATATTTTGGGTATACTAGGTTTTTTGGGATTTGCTAATGTGTATGCTATGAGGGTTAATTTATCCGTTGCTATTGTAGCAATGATTAACACCACTCAACCAATTAGTAACAATAGTTACGATCATTGTCCAATCACAAATAATTCTATTGACCCAACACCAGTG AGACCGAATGAATTTGATTGGGATGAGAAGACTCAGAGTATAGTATTGGGATCATTTTTTTATGGTTATGTCTTAACACAAATTCCAGGAGGAAGATTAGCAGAAATTTTTGGAAGTAAACGGGTATATGGAATTGGTGTGCTAATTACTTCAATTTTCACTTTGCTCAGTCCCATAGCAGCAagaacaaatttcacattgttCATAATTGTGAGGGTATTAGAAGGAATGGGCGAG GGTGTAACTTTTCCATCAATGCATGCTATGCTAGCTAGATGGATTCCACCTTTAGAAAGAAGTAAATTTGGGGCATATGTATATGCAG GTAGCAATTTTGGGACAATCCTTTCACTACCACTGTCTGGATGGCTGTGTTCGTTAGAGCTGGATAATGGGTGGCctttaagtttttatatatttggagTATTGGGTATAATTTGGTACATATTTTGGGTATTCTTAGTTTATGATACACCAGCGGCTCATCCTAGAATTGACCCTCAAGAAAAAGCGTTTATTTTAGCTAGTATAGATCCACAAGATGATCATGATAAATCTTCAATACCATGGAAACAAATGCTTACATGTTTACCATTATGGGCAATTTTAGTAACCCAGTGTGGACAATCTTGGGCATTTTACACCCAATTGACAGAATTACCTACTTACATGGcacaaattttacattttgacaTTCAGGCT gaTGCATTGCTGTCAGCCGTTCCTTACCTTACAAGTTGGTGGTGCGGCATCATTGTTAGTATATTCGCAGACTGGCTACTTAGCAAGGGCTATTTATCCCTTGCAACATCatataaactttttaattcCGTAG CATCCATCATACCCTCATTAGGTCTCCTAGGGGTAGCGTATGTGGGATGTGATAAAGTAGCAGTTCAGTTGTTATTGGCCATCACTGGAGCCTTCGGTGGTGCTGTATATGCTGGCAATTCTATGAACCATATTGCTTTAAGTCCAAAATATGCGGGAACCATGTATGGGATTACAAATGCTGCTGCTAACATGTGTGGTTTTTTGGCTCCTTATGTAATTGGGCTTATCATCGAAGGAAGA cAAACTTTGAACCAGTGGCGAATGGTATTCTATTTGGCAGCTGGCATCAATATGGGAGCAAATCTCTTCTATATAATGTTCGCTAGTGCTCGTGAACGGTCATGGTCTCGAACACGAAGACTGAGCAACATAAACTAA